A single window of Anaerocolumna chitinilytica DNA harbors:
- a CDS encoding helix-turn-helix domain-containing protein, translating to MRLFKKGIFLKLFLNITLCVVAAIVLTSAVLYSNFESILMRYEYQARAEQLSSQQGQVSKLSDVAVKIGNQIYHDMNITKLLYTKDPNVNDMSAAFGQLRIYRASIPYIESIYIYNKYNNYVYVEGGSEYSELTEHGYEKLNDGFLDVSAKNIIANFKDYKPFKPIPRSYYSTTKKKTKYFYSFFMYDSYTNKSDTSCVMINFNTDYLLDSFKDNQKNDSEYFIVDEKGDIVSTGSKFDMLKNYHPASYIRTILDNGDKEGYFTDTVSKEKLFFVYSQRDKYGWQYVSLTKYKTMEESIQNIQILTMSVSVVFVILSILLAFWITRRLYHPIYEMETDIKELEHEKRSAKNILKRVYISDLLALKETPEKEYLRNYFQKINMELDFEKELQLLLIRIDRYRNKAEQEEQEVEHAIKFAVINVFTEMLGEDYKVQGTDLDERDIILFINTTAEKSREQFIEKLQQAGNLVASYFNITLSLILSSDGKKPEQLMSLYRQVMEAVLHRVFYPKGSFIDAKYINIKEANEYEYPLSKEKQLVEALMAGKIAEAKEAFLSVTEELKDYPISIFNMATARLVVTLNNMVSMLRKNSSNCFENVDMILSLHQLDSKEEFLESFYSFFENVGKELDKKKAAKQETFYEQMKTYIYAHYSDPDFSVESLADALNKSVPYISRVYSQTNGTTIKDTISELRMNLAKELLKNKVLSINEIAARVGFSSTSYFHKAFKKVNGVTPKEFQEKE from the coding sequence ATGCGTTTATTTAAGAAAGGTATCTTTCTAAAATTATTTCTGAATATTACGCTATGTGTAGTGGCAGCAATTGTACTTACATCAGCTGTGCTTTATTCCAATTTTGAGTCTATCTTGATGCGCTATGAGTATCAGGCCAGAGCAGAACAGCTTAGCAGCCAGCAGGGACAGGTGTCCAAGTTGTCAGATGTAGCTGTTAAAATCGGCAATCAAATATACCACGATATGAACATAACAAAATTACTTTATACAAAAGATCCAAATGTCAATGATATGAGTGCAGCCTTTGGACAGCTTCGTATATACAGAGCCTCTATTCCTTATATAGAGTCCATCTATATTTACAACAAGTATAATAACTATGTCTATGTGGAAGGCGGCAGTGAATATTCGGAACTTACGGAACATGGTTATGAAAAATTAAACGATGGATTTCTGGATGTGTCTGCGAAAAATATTATCGCAAACTTCAAAGATTATAAGCCTTTTAAGCCCATACCTAGATCCTATTATTCCACGACGAAGAAGAAGACCAAGTATTTTTACAGCTTCTTTATGTATGATTCTTATACAAACAAATCGGATACAAGCTGCGTGATGATAAATTTTAATACGGATTATCTGCTGGATTCCTTTAAAGATAATCAGAAAAATGATTCAGAGTACTTTATTGTCGATGAGAAAGGGGATATTGTCTCCACTGGTTCAAAATTTGATATGCTAAAGAATTATCATCCAGCAAGTTATATTCGAACAATTCTGGATAATGGAGACAAAGAGGGGTATTTTACAGATACAGTAAGTAAGGAAAAGCTTTTCTTTGTATATAGTCAGAGAGATAAATACGGCTGGCAATATGTCAGTCTGACCAAATATAAAACAATGGAAGAGAGTATTCAAAATATTCAGATACTCACAATGTCTGTCAGTGTAGTATTTGTAATTCTCAGTATTCTTTTAGCTTTCTGGATAACAAGAAGATTATACCATCCTATTTATGAGATGGAGACGGATATAAAGGAATTGGAACATGAGAAGAGAAGTGCAAAGAATATCTTAAAGCGAGTATATATCAGTGATTTGTTGGCCTTAAAGGAAACCCCGGAGAAAGAGTATCTGCGTAATTACTTTCAGAAGATAAACATGGAGCTGGACTTCGAGAAAGAGCTGCAGCTTCTGCTCATCCGGATAGACCGGTATAGAAATAAAGCAGAGCAGGAGGAACAGGAGGTTGAACATGCTATAAAGTTTGCTGTCATTAATGTGTTTACAGAAATGTTAGGAGAGGATTATAAAGTTCAGGGAACTGATTTGGATGAAAGGGATATTATCTTATTTATCAATACCACAGCAGAAAAAAGCCGTGAGCAGTTTATAGAAAAGCTGCAGCAGGCAGGGAATCTGGTGGCCAGTTATTTTAACATTACCTTATCCTTGATACTTAGCAGTGACGGAAAAAAACCAGAGCAGCTTATGAGCTTATATAGACAGGTGATGGAGGCGGTACTGCATAGAGTATTTTATCCGAAAGGAAGCTTCATAGATGCGAAATACATAAATATCAAGGAAGCAAATGAATATGAATATCCTCTATCGAAGGAGAAACAGTTGGTAGAAGCATTAATGGCAGGAAAGATAGCAGAGGCGAAGGAAGCTTTTCTCTCTGTTACGGAGGAACTTAAGGATTACCCCATCTCCATATTTAACATGGCAACTGCCCGATTGGTAGTAACCCTCAATAATATGGTAAGCATGTTAAGAAAGAACAGCAGCAATTGCTTTGAAAATGTAGATATGATTCTTTCCTTGCATCAGCTGGATTCAAAAGAAGAATTCCTTGAGAGCTTTTACAGCTTCTTTGAAAATGTCGGGAAGGAACTGGATAAGAAAAAAGCCGCTAAACAAGAGACTTTTTACGAGCAGATGAAAACATATATCTATGCACATTATTCGGACCCGGATTTCTCAGTGGAAAGTCTGGCTGATGCATTAAATAAATCAGTACCCTATATCAGCAGGGTATATTCACAGACCAATGGAACCACAATTAAGGATACCATTAGTGAATTACGAATGAACCTGGCAAAGGAGTTATTAAAGAATAAAGTACTCTCAATTAATGAGATAGCAGCAAGAGTAGGATTCTCCAGTACCTCGTATTTTCATAAAGCCTTTAAGAAAGTAAATGGAGTCACTCCAAAGGAATTCCAGGAAAAAGAATAA
- a CDS encoding extracellular solute-binding protein, which yields MRKQVKVSIYVLLLFCYALTSFTACSKNNGKAGDTAQKGTQEKKGKTKADVNKEDTKGNPDTSDRVDLVFYLMGDPPNDMPLVQDRINELLLQKINTTVTFKYTSWTDWQTKYNMILSSGEECDLIYTANWMNYAELANSNAFTPLDELLPVYAPDIYKDITQDVWKQMKVKGKIYSVPSSKKEYTNAGIMYREDLREKYNLPVPDSFSNLEAYLMGVKKNNPTQSIMKPSVNTASFSYSFSATMAFQAKYAWVQSGAPYGLAAEYNTPSKLFNYWASDDFRDDMMTMKKWADAGFWSRSVLSDANNSDAFINGQDICIIDGQNPAKFVGTYYNSRLAKDWKVGYVPYASINRIAYANHPSGNGTAIPTNSKYPERAAMALNLLYMDKDIYRLMQYGIKGTHYTLDAEGYYKDGQKHTDFSAESANAWGLRNPLFTLPSRGDDKLNKIFSELHRIALKTKYPDVDIASGFVEVYDDYASERAALANVMIEYLAPLQAGLVDDVDGAVDEFLQKAAEAGLTKIQEAYTKQWEAYCENYGY from the coding sequence ATGAGAAAACAAGTGAAAGTTTCTATTTATGTGCTTCTGCTATTCTGTTATGCGTTAACATCATTTACAGCCTGTTCAAAAAATAACGGGAAGGCAGGTGATACAGCTCAAAAAGGAACACAGGAAAAGAAGGGTAAGACCAAAGCCGATGTTAATAAGGAAGATACAAAGGGGAACCCGGATACATCAGACAGAGTCGACTTGGTATTCTACCTGATGGGGGACCCGCCTAATGACATGCCTTTGGTACAGGACCGGATAAATGAATTACTGCTTCAAAAAATCAACACTACAGTAACCTTTAAATACACCAGTTGGACGGACTGGCAGACAAAATATAACATGATACTCTCCTCCGGTGAAGAATGTGATTTGATTTATACTGCCAATTGGATGAATTATGCGGAACTGGCGAACAGCAATGCTTTTACACCACTGGACGAGCTGCTTCCGGTATATGCACCTGATATTTATAAGGATATTACTCAGGATGTCTGGAAACAGATGAAAGTGAAGGGGAAGATCTACTCCGTACCAAGCTCGAAGAAGGAATATACGAACGCTGGTATAATGTACCGGGAAGATTTAAGAGAGAAGTATAATCTGCCGGTGCCGGATAGCTTTTCAAATCTGGAAGCGTATCTGATGGGAGTAAAGAAAAACAATCCCACACAAAGTATTATGAAACCTTCCGTAAATACCGCATCATTTTCCTATTCCTTTAGCGCAACCATGGCCTTTCAGGCAAAATATGCCTGGGTGCAATCAGGTGCTCCCTATGGATTGGCAGCTGAATATAATACACCGTCGAAACTCTTTAATTATTGGGCTTCGGATGATTTTAGGGATGATATGATGACTATGAAGAAATGGGCGGATGCCGGCTTTTGGTCCAGAAGTGTATTATCCGATGCCAATAATTCCGATGCCTTTATCAACGGACAGGATATCTGTATTATTGATGGACAGAACCCTGCTAAATTTGTTGGTACATACTATAATTCCAGGCTGGCTAAAGACTGGAAGGTTGGCTATGTGCCTTATGCCAGTATCAACAGAATTGCCTATGCCAATCATCCCAGCGGAAACGGAACAGCTATTCCGACCAATTCTAAGTATCCGGAAAGAGCTGCCATGGCTCTTAACCTATTATATATGGACAAGGATATCTACAGATTAATGCAATATGGTATAAAAGGCACTCATTATACCCTGGATGCAGAGGGATACTATAAAGACGGACAAAAGCACACAGACTTCAGTGCGGAATCTGCCAATGCCTGGGGACTGCGTAATCCCTTATTTACGTTGCCGTCAAGAGGGGATGATAAGTTGAATAAGATTTTTTCAGAACTGCACAGGATAGCACTTAAAACAAAGTATCCGGATGTAGATATTGCTTCCGGTTTCGTGGAAGTATATGATGACTATGCTTCTGAGCGAGCCGCACTTGCTAATGTTATGATTGAGTATCTTGCACCATTACAGGCCGGATTAGTTGATGATGTAGATGGTGCAGTCGATGAGTTTCTCCAAAAAGCTGCAGAAGCAGGTTTAACCAAAATACAGGAAGCTTATACAAAGCAGTGGGAGGCATATTGTGAAAACTATGGGTATTAA
- a CDS encoding glycoside hydrolase family 5 protein has product MKVVNGRLLEEDGREIVLRGVNLGGWLIQESWMCPVSGEDRKWANLDTLNILEERFGKEQTQILFETYQDNWITEWDIKNIAEKGLNALRVPFWYRNFMTDETGTWIEEDFSKNPGFKRLDWIIKMAEKYGLYVILDMHGCPGGQSMDHCCGTLCRNDLYTKEEYLKVMENLWAAIAERYKENKTVAAYDIMNEPQNNGGYEGEHSYDPFLEESWQMSNAVYDRMIKVIRNIDKDHIITVEGIWRVSNLPDPKELGWENMMYQTHLYDDDENFYKWTLAMAETRDRYGVAGFVGEFQNLHGLSMCNEQGLSWTTWSYKGVKDVGTFFWYVAELPKADVKNDTYEEILTKWGESLRTENFSEKEAVTEAIRIYSDGRFEEYSAGVNHSEE; this is encoded by the coding sequence ATGAAAGTTGTTAACGGAAGATTATTAGAAGAAGACGGAAGAGAAATAGTACTTCGAGGTGTAAATCTGGGAGGCTGGCTGATTCAAGAGAGCTGGATGTGTCCGGTAAGCGGTGAAGACCGTAAATGGGCTAACCTGGATACTCTGAACATACTGGAAGAACGATTCGGAAAAGAGCAGACACAGATTCTATTTGAAACCTATCAGGATAACTGGATAACAGAATGGGATATTAAGAATATAGCAGAGAAAGGGTTAAATGCTCTACGTGTACCCTTTTGGTACCGAAACTTTATGACTGATGAAACCGGAACCTGGATAGAAGAGGATTTCTCTAAGAACCCCGGTTTCAAACGTCTTGACTGGATAATAAAAATGGCTGAAAAATATGGCTTGTACGTAATTCTGGATATGCATGGCTGCCCGGGAGGTCAGAGTATGGACCACTGCTGTGGTACTTTATGCAGAAATGACCTTTATACCAAGGAAGAGTATTTAAAAGTAATGGAGAATTTATGGGCTGCAATTGCGGAACGTTATAAAGAGAATAAAACAGTGGCAGCTTATGATATTATGAACGAGCCTCAGAATAACGGCGGTTATGAAGGAGAACACAGCTACGACCCTTTTCTGGAAGAAAGCTGGCAGATGAGTAATGCAGTCTATGATCGCATGATAAAGGTCATCAGGAATATCGATAAAGACCATATCATAACGGTGGAAGGAATCTGGAGGGTATCTAATCTGCCGGACCCGAAAGAACTTGGTTGGGAGAATATGATGTATCAGACACATCTGTACGATGATGACGAGAATTTCTATAAGTGGACACTAGCCATGGCTGAGACCAGAGACCGATATGGGGTTGCAGGGTTTGTGGGAGAATTTCAGAATTTACATGGTCTTTCAATGTGTAATGAACAGGGGCTTAGCTGGACCACCTGGTCTTACAAAGGTGTAAAAGATGTGGGTACTTTCTTCTGGTATGTAGCAGAGCTTCCGAAAGCAGATGTAAAAAATGATACCTATGAAGAGATTCTAACTAAGTGGGGGGAGTCCTTAAGGACAGAGAACTTTAGTGAAAAGGAAGCTGTTACAGAGGCCATAAGAATCTACAGTGACGGACGTTTTGAAGAATATAGTGCTGGAGTAAACCATTCGGAAGAATGA
- a CDS encoding chitobiase/beta-hexosaminidase C-terminal domain-containing protein — translation MKKGIFSRNSWKKWVAAALTLTLIFNAGLPGQGADNKVSAAGSDKVIFTDFESTDYTAGAYGNSITRDSVNVYEGKQALQYVQSEGKKWDNDIKVRSVSGSAIDASGMTKIVIHVKDTVGANNFEVKLIDENNNTSAKYTAEKAVKDQWTTLEVPLDQYSGINKAAIKQIAVWEWNDGAYYFDSIYFEDANNNKVMFQDFEQSLYYNTNNGTNKLTQADKNNGSTSLIYNQGNDSGGGEAIINPGKVIDATGKDYIVFWLKDTNGSNNLKLALTDADGNSYDDWTDGNDALQKSLKDQWKEIAVPLSKYSSHGVDLSKITQIKIYEWNTGNYYIDDIYFTSILPPAPPVSDVSEGTYTESFQVSLTAPESGGAIYYTTDETKPTESSSLYTAPITINTSTLLKAVFIKNGESSRVLTLNYSVVASNIPKKVMFEDFEGTPVITNGTVTDAEKYSGTKSASYILTASADPTESSSFYAEGANTDTSLYNYLVFWLKDTQGANTVKLGLKDKNGNKTGLAWTNTLTTEKGSSIKNTWTEYAVKLSSISGIDKIDRSAIKGIYIGEWNSGTYYIDDIYFTNNLLPASPKSNYASGTYEKLEGVTLATTTAGCDIYYTTDGSTPTKASIKYQTPLTFTENTIVKAAAIRQSDDESSAVVTYTYHVKALPAGAVVPFNDFDDGTGKVIARTGAKVTANSTDSYQGKSITYEMSTLSGSPTQTVRSITVTPKNGATADVRLSKYLVFYVKDKQAYNNTRMFIKDDFGNEASAWTTCSTKYNEWNMYYVDLSSMDGYANLDLAFIKEVTFGFYNTGTYLIDEMYFTDKLYTGLPGAETPALNPAAGEIQTSKAPGTYDVFVPVELAAETGADIYYTTDGTTPTTASKKYTRAIYLKAPAVIKAISVKNSISGNVFSFEYNIKPGKPVTIFGEPGTYTGSVIVALRSSEDNTPVYYTLDGSEPTVSSIRYNSPFRIEETTTLKAIGYDNGAASDTKTFEYIIQGTEAGVKAVKSSLPAGTYGAARTMTLTSGTVGAQIYYTTNGSNPTTSSQLYTGAVTVSTDTTIKAIAVLGSKVSGISEYQYTIKSGPSNFLKADGKKIRNNYGTGEEVILRGTNAGGWLVTENWQCPLDAKDMLTMMNVFTERFGKEKAAELIKQYQDHWWTSKDFDYVKAEGINILRLPITYFEMLNSDGSLKTTAFERLDWFINEAKKRDIYVMIDMHGAVGSQNGKDHSGDTTIADIGDFYGNEENISKTVTLWKEIAKRYKNEPMVCGYDLLNEPSATKLVQYDVYDRIYKAIREVDKDHMIFLQGIWNPTDLPDPSLYGWENVVYQYHFYQWSGLTDAKVQSDFIKEKIKMIKETTNYNVPSFIGEFTFFSNPDSWKQCMDLIEAEGYGYTTWTFKVADGGEGSSWGLYTGKSNPVLVNTDSFDTIMNKWSTIDTTTGFTRNTTFADVLKPYFSKNIPLAVPYSEGSGGNPGGGDNSGNGGNGNGGSNNGSNQNNNNSSVAVAVPTVSDIQVKDGKAVISLSLSKAELQKAAEGKEKLTLSAALPENEIAAQIKGGNDISIRLDLTPALSISNVVVDKVVLSSNLLTQIAAAQKSVDATIVLKDAALNWHFDGELLKASKRPVTDINLMGQISVAAITGSAITQRGLVVSFNHSGLLPSTAVITLSPSGSLADSFFKDAGLTVGSNAYVYYHDQASGKLLAIPNNKIMVASDGIRVPITHCSDYVILAKEPDKSILVSLLDQINVSADKVPVYVNGTMGNTKLIKVTLPQTLVKTGSSKVKDSGVDTVAITYASSNKSVAIVDKNGKVTGKKAGKATITVTAKLSDGTSRIVKVPVTVKNAWVEVLEAPTTIKSGKTSSFRIALHGYKNSDITWLTGKRGIASVGINSGKTTVKVTGTSAGKDTLIILSKGKKIKSISVTVAK, via the coding sequence ATGAAGAAAGGAATATTTAGCAGGAATAGTTGGAAAAAATGGGTTGCAGCCGCACTTACGTTAACCCTTATTTTCAACGCAGGTCTTCCCGGACAGGGAGCAGACAATAAGGTTTCTGCTGCGGGAAGCGATAAGGTAATATTTACGGATTTTGAGTCAACGGACTATACGGCTGGTGCTTATGGAAACAGTATCACCAGAGATAGTGTCAATGTTTATGAAGGAAAGCAAGCCCTCCAGTATGTACAGAGCGAAGGAAAGAAGTGGGATAACGACATTAAGGTAAGAAGCGTATCTGGCAGTGCAATTGATGCTTCTGGGATGACAAAGATAGTTATTCATGTAAAAGACACAGTCGGTGCCAACAATTTTGAAGTGAAACTGATTGATGAAAATAATAATACCTCGGCTAAATATACTGCTGAAAAAGCTGTAAAGGATCAGTGGACTACACTGGAAGTTCCGCTGGATCAGTATAGCGGAATAAATAAGGCAGCGATTAAGCAAATAGCTGTTTGGGAATGGAATGACGGTGCATATTACTTTGACAGTATTTATTTTGAAGACGCAAATAACAACAAAGTAATGTTTCAGGATTTTGAACAGAGTCTTTATTATAATACGAATAACGGAACGAATAAGCTCACCCAGGCTGATAAGAACAATGGAAGTACTTCCCTCATTTATAATCAGGGTAACGATAGCGGGGGAGGAGAAGCAATTATCAACCCTGGCAAAGTAATAGATGCCACTGGTAAAGACTATATTGTATTCTGGCTCAAGGACACGAACGGCAGCAATAATTTAAAGCTTGCGCTTACAGATGCTGATGGAAATTCCTATGATGACTGGACCGATGGGAATGATGCTTTACAAAAATCCTTGAAAGACCAATGGAAGGAAATTGCAGTACCGCTTAGCAAATACAGCAGTCATGGCGTTGATTTAAGTAAAATTACACAGATAAAGATATATGAGTGGAATACCGGTAATTATTATATAGATGATATTTACTTTACCAGTATCCTGCCCCCAGCCCCACCGGTATCTGATGTTTCAGAGGGAACTTATACTGAAAGTTTTCAGGTGAGTCTGACAGCTCCGGAGAGTGGCGGTGCTATCTACTACACAACGGATGAAACGAAACCTACGGAGAGTTCATCCCTTTATACAGCACCAATTACGATAAATACTTCCACCCTTTTAAAGGCAGTTTTTATCAAGAATGGAGAGAGCAGCAGAGTACTTACCCTTAATTATTCTGTTGTAGCAAGCAATATCCCTAAAAAAGTGATGTTCGAAGACTTTGAAGGAACACCTGTAATTACAAACGGAACGGTAACAGATGCAGAAAAATACAGTGGTACAAAGAGTGCTTCCTATATCCTCACAGCATCCGCGGACCCGACAGAAAGCAGCAGCTTCTATGCTGAAGGTGCTAATACAGACACCTCTTTATATAATTATCTGGTATTTTGGTTAAAGGACACCCAAGGTGCTAATACCGTAAAACTTGGGCTTAAAGATAAAAATGGAAACAAGACCGGACTTGCCTGGACTAATACACTAACCACAGAGAAAGGCAGTTCAATTAAGAATACCTGGACGGAATATGCTGTAAAACTAAGCAGCATTTCCGGTATTGATAAGATTGACCGCTCTGCCATAAAAGGAATCTACATTGGCGAATGGAATTCCGGAACATATTACATAGATGATATCTATTTTACCAATAACCTTCTGCCTGCTAGTCCGAAGTCAAACTATGCTTCCGGTACTTATGAGAAGTTAGAAGGAGTAACCTTAGCCACGACCACTGCAGGCTGCGATATCTACTACACAACAGACGGCAGCACACCTACAAAAGCTTCAATAAAGTATCAGACACCCCTGACCTTTACTGAGAATACTATCGTAAAGGCAGCTGCTATACGACAGTCAGATGATGAAAGCAGTGCGGTAGTAACCTATACCTACCATGTTAAAGCACTCCCTGCCGGTGCTGTTGTTCCTTTCAATGATTTTGATGATGGAACCGGAAAAGTAATTGCAAGAACTGGCGCGAAAGTAACCGCTAACAGCACAGACAGTTACCAAGGAAAGAGTATTACCTATGAGATGAGTACCTTAAGCGGCTCCCCTACACAAACTGTCAGAAGTATTACCGTAACACCAAAAAACGGTGCAACAGCAGATGTAAGGCTTTCCAAATACCTGGTTTTTTATGTGAAAGATAAACAGGCTTATAACAATACCAGAATGTTTATCAAAGATGACTTTGGTAATGAAGCGTCTGCTTGGACTACCTGCAGCACGAAGTACAACGAATGGAATATGTACTATGTGGATTTAAGCAGTATGGATGGATACGCTAATCTGGACTTGGCTTTTATCAAAGAAGTAACCTTTGGTTTTTATAATACCGGAACCTATCTTATTGATGAAATGTACTTTACCGACAAGCTCTATACCGGACTTCCGGGAGCAGAAACACCGGCTCTTAATCCGGCAGCAGGTGAAATACAGACAAGCAAAGCACCCGGCACCTATGATGTTTTCGTTCCTGTTGAACTTGCGGCAGAAACAGGAGCTGACATATACTATACAACTGACGGAACTACCCCTACAACAGCTTCAAAGAAGTATACCAGAGCTATCTATTTGAAAGCACCTGCGGTTATAAAAGCAATTTCTGTTAAGAACAGTATAAGCGGAAATGTTTTCAGCTTTGAATATAATATTAAACCCGGTAAACCTGTTACAATCTTTGGAGAGCCGGGAACCTATACAGGTTCAGTTATAGTGGCACTTCGTTCCTCAGAAGATAACACACCGGTTTATTATACGTTAGATGGCAGTGAACCTACTGTTTCCTCCATCCGTTATAACTCACCCTTTAGAATTGAAGAAACTACAACTCTAAAAGCAATTGGATATGACAATGGAGCAGCAAGTGATACTAAGACCTTTGAATATATTATTCAAGGCACAGAAGCAGGCGTAAAAGCTGTGAAGTCTTCTCTGCCTGCCGGTACCTATGGCGCAGCAAGAACCATGACACTTACTTCAGGAACTGTCGGTGCCCAGATTTATTATACGACCAACGGTTCAAATCCAACTACCTCCTCACAGTTATATACAGGAGCTGTTACAGTAAGTACAGATACCACAATAAAGGCAATCGCTGTACTGGGCAGTAAAGTAAGCGGTATATCAGAGTATCAGTATACCATCAAGAGCGGCCCCTCCAACTTCTTGAAGGCAGATGGAAAGAAGATTAGGAACAATTACGGCACAGGTGAGGAAGTAATTCTTCGCGGTACAAATGCCGGGGGCTGGCTTGTAACGGAGAATTGGCAATGTCCTCTTGACGCCAAGGATATGCTTACGATGATGAATGTATTTACCGAGCGTTTTGGCAAGGAGAAAGCCGCCGAACTGATCAAACAGTATCAGGATCACTGGTGGACTTCAAAGGATTTTGATTATGTAAAGGCAGAAGGAATTAATATTCTAAGACTTCCTATTACGTATTTTGAAATGTTAAACAGTGACGGAAGCTTAAAGACAACAGCTTTTGAGAGACTTGACTGGTTTATAAACGAAGCTAAGAAGCGTGATATCTATGTTATGATTGATATGCATGGTGCTGTAGGTTCTCAGAACGGAAAAGACCATTCAGGAGACACAACAATAGCGGATATCGGAGATTTCTATGGTAATGAAGAGAATATCAGTAAGACAGTGACTCTTTGGAAAGAGATTGCAAAACGTTATAAGAATGAACCCATGGTATGCGGCTATGATTTATTAAATGAGCCCAGTGCAACAAAATTGGTTCAGTATGATGTTTATGACAGGATTTACAAAGCAATCAGAGAAGTGGATAAAGATCATATGATTTTCCTTCAGGGAATCTGGAATCCTACGGATTTGCCGGACCCGTCTCTTTATGGATGGGAAAATGTGGTATACCAATACCACTTCTATCAGTGGAGCGGTCTGACAGATGCTAAGGTACAGTCAGATTTCATCAAAGAAAAGATTAAGATGATCAAAGAAACAACGAATTATAATGTTCCTTCCTTTATCGGAGAGTTTACTTTCTTTAGCAATCCTGACAGCTGGAAACAGTGTATGGATCTGATTGAAGCAGAGGGGTATGGTTATACCACCTGGACCTTTAAGGTAGCCGATGGCGGAGAAGGCAGCAGTTGGGGGCTATACACCGGTAAATCCAATCCTGTATTGGTTAATACCGATTCTTTTGATACTATAATGAACAAGTGGAGTACGATTGATACAACAACAGGCTTTACAAGAAACACAACATTCGCAGATGTTTTAAAGCCTTATTTTTCGAAGAACATACCACTTGCGGTTCCTTACTCCGAAGGTTCAGGCGGTAACCCCGGAGGTGGTGATAATAGCGGAAACGGTGGCAATGGCAATGGCGGCAGTAACAACGGAAGTAATCAAAATAACAATAATTCCTCAGTTGCTGTTGCAGTACCGACGGTAAGTGATATACAAGTTAAGGATGGAAAGGCAGTTATTAGTTTGTCTCTATCCAAAGCTGAATTACAAAAAGCAGCAGAGGGCAAAGAGAAACTTACTTTATCAGCAGCTCTTCCGGAAAACGAGATAGCAGCACAGATAAAGGGCGGCAATGACATTTCTATACGTTTGGATTTAACACCTGCACTGAGTATATCTAATGTTGTAGTAGATAAAGTTGTATTGTCCAGCAATCTATTAACACAGATAGCAGCTGCACAAAAATCCGTAGATGCCACGATTGTTCTAAAGGATGCTGCTCTCAACTGGCATTTTGACGGAGAGCTTTTAAAAGCTTCTAAGCGCCCGGTTACAGACATCAACCTGATGGGACAGATTAGTGTTGCTGCTATTACAGGAAGCGCTATAACCCAGAGGGGACTTGTAGTTTCCTTCAATCATTCCGGGTTACTTCCTTCCACTGCTGTTATTACATTATCACCAAGTGGGTCATTAGCAGATTCATTCTTTAAAGATGCTGGCTTAACAGTTGGAAGCAACGCTTATGTTTACTACCATGATCAGGCAAGCGGAAAGCTCCTTGCGATACCCAATAATAAGATAATGGTAGCAAGTGACGGTATCAGAGTTCCTATTACTCATTGCTCCGATTATGTCATTCTGGCAAAAGAACCGGATAAGTCTATTCTTGTTTCTTTACTCGACCAGATTAATGTCTCTGCTGATAAAGTACCTGTATATGTAAACGGTACAATGGGCAATACCAAACTTATTAAGGTTACGCTGCCTCAGACCTTAGTAAAGACAGGAAGCAGTAAGGTAAAGGATTCCGGTGTTGATACGGTGGCTATTACTTATGCTTCTTCCAATAAGAGTGTTGCAATAGTTGATAAAAACGGTAAAGTGACCGGAAAGAAAGCAGGAAAGGCTACTATTACAGTAACCGCAAAATTATCTGATGGCACCTCCAGAATAGTGAAGGTTCCGGTAACTGTTAAAAACGCCTGGGTTGAAGTCTTGGAAGCTCCTACTACCATAAAGAGCGGAAAAACAAGCAGCTTTCGTATAGCTTTACATGGCTACAAAAATAGTGATATTACCTGGCTGACTGGCAAACGGGGCATTGCATCGGTAGGTATTAACAGCGGTAAGACTACTGTGAAAGTAACCGGAACCTCTGCAGGTAAGGATACGCTAATCATTCTGTCCAAGGGAAAGAAGATAAAGAGTATTTCAGTAACTGTAGCAAAATAA